One Curtobacterium herbarum genomic window carries:
- a CDS encoding AAA family ATPase has product MTDLPATPPSGPVPAPAAAGAPRPTPDGDPLRDVLGRVRAEVGKAVVGQEGAVSGMIVGLLAQGHVLLEGVPGVAKTLLVRSLAAAMSLDTKRIQFTPDLMPGDVTGSLVYDASTGTFPFREGPVFTNVLLADEVNRTPPKTQSALLEAMEERQVSVDGSARMLPDPFFVAATMNPIEFEGTYTLPEAQLDRFLMKLTLDLPPREVEWQVLRRHADGFVPRDVRSAGIVPVVGVDEVRAAQRAVRAVGARDDVLAYVVDLARATRQAPSVRIGVSPRGSTALLAAAKAWAWLTGYDAITPDHVQAMLLPVWRHRLRIAADAELEGVDADGVLQQVLEQVRVPI; this is encoded by the coding sequence GTGACCGACCTGCCCGCCACCCCGCCCTCCGGACCCGTCCCCGCACCCGCCGCGGCGGGTGCACCCCGGCCGACACCGGACGGCGATCCGCTCCGCGACGTGCTCGGCCGTGTCCGCGCCGAGGTCGGCAAGGCCGTCGTCGGCCAGGAGGGCGCCGTCTCCGGCATGATCGTCGGCCTGCTCGCCCAGGGGCACGTGCTGCTCGAGGGTGTCCCCGGTGTCGCGAAGACCCTGCTCGTCCGGAGCCTGGCCGCGGCGATGTCGCTCGACACCAAGCGCATCCAGTTCACGCCCGACCTGATGCCCGGCGACGTCACCGGCTCGCTCGTGTACGACGCCTCGACCGGCACCTTCCCGTTCCGCGAGGGGCCGGTGTTCACGAACGTCCTGCTCGCCGACGAGGTGAACCGCACACCGCCGAAGACGCAGTCCGCCCTGCTCGAGGCGATGGAGGAACGCCAGGTCAGCGTCGACGGCTCCGCCCGGATGCTGCCCGACCCGTTCTTCGTCGCCGCGACGATGAACCCCATCGAGTTCGAGGGCACCTACACGCTCCCCGAGGCGCAGCTCGACCGGTTCCTCATGAAGCTGACGCTCGACCTGCCGCCGCGCGAGGTCGAGTGGCAGGTCCTCCGACGCCACGCCGACGGGTTCGTGCCGCGGGACGTCCGGTCTGCCGGCATCGTGCCCGTGGTCGGCGTCGACGAGGTCCGGGCCGCCCAGCGCGCCGTCCGTGCCGTCGGTGCCCGCGACGACGTGCTCGCCTACGTCGTGGACCTGGCCCGAGCCACCCGGCAGGCGCCGTCGGTCCGCATCGGGGTCAGCCCGCGCGGGTCCACCGCGCTCCTCGCGGCCGCGAAGGCCTGGGCCTGGCTGACCGGCTACGACGCCATCACGCCCGACCACGTCCAGGCGATGCTGCTGCCGGTGTGGCGGCACCGACTGCGGATCGCCGCCGACGCCGAACTCGAGGGCGTCGACGCGGACGGCGTGCTCCAGCAGGTGCTCGAGCAGGTCCGGGTGCCGATCTAG
- a CDS encoding DUF4129 domain-containing protein, translating to MSAAAPGEARRLLERELAHREYRGPQETWWDRASRSFLDWLGSLAPDGVGSPGFGRTLLVIAIVVLVAVVVLVVVTRGLPRRRARSRPTALGGVFDDDDLRSAQAVSAAAQAAFRAGDWATAVLEGYRALARGLGERDLVRIVPGATARAIADRATVPFPQLGTTLRGASDTFDAVRYLGADADESAARRVLETERAVREARPAHADRPAVPA from the coding sequence GTGAGTGCCGCCGCTCCCGGGGAGGCCCGCCGTCTGCTCGAGCGCGAACTCGCCCACCGGGAGTACCGCGGCCCACAGGAGACCTGGTGGGACCGAGCCTCGCGCTCGTTCCTCGACTGGCTCGGCTCGCTCGCCCCGGACGGCGTCGGCTCGCCGGGCTTCGGCCGCACCCTGCTCGTCATCGCGATCGTCGTGCTGGTGGCCGTGGTCGTCCTGGTCGTCGTCACACGCGGTCTCCCCCGTCGCCGTGCCCGCAGCCGACCGACGGCCCTCGGTGGCGTCTTCGACGACGACGACCTCCGCTCCGCGCAGGCCGTCTCCGCCGCCGCCCAGGCCGCCTTCCGCGCCGGGGACTGGGCGACCGCCGTCCTCGAGGGCTACCGCGCCCTCGCCCGGGGCCTCGGTGAACGCGACCTGGTCCGCATCGTCCCCGGCGCGACCGCGCGTGCCATCGCCGACCGCGCCACCGTGCCGTTCCCGCAGCTCGGCACCACGCTGCGCGGTGCGTCCGACACCTTCGACGCCGTCCGCTACCTCGGTGCCGACGCCGACGAGTCCGCCGCACGTCGCGTCCTCGAGACCGAACGCGCCGTCCGGGAGGCCCGCCCCGCCCACGCAGACCGGCCGGCGGTCCCGGCATGA
- a CDS encoding DUF58 domain-containing protein gives MAISGRFVALLAVAVVPTVLLGSGWGALAWIGLLLAASAVDLLLAADLDRVRVERRMPRLARRDTAAEGTLVLANDGRRVLRALVRDMWEPSAGQEPRRIRLTVPSGERRTARIRFTPFRRGRRTTTGIAVRASGPLGLVARQRVLPAPGELVVTPPFRSRRHLPSRLARLRELDGETTLQLRGHGTEFDSLRDYVRGDDVRSIDWRATARRQDLVVRTWRPERDRRVVVVVDAGRAGAGRVDDEPRLDTAIETALLVGALAAAAGDRVDLVVLDDAVRGRVHSATRSDVVQRFGETLALVDPELRPTDWAAVPGIVDTVTTQRALVVLATSLDSVGASGDLLTVLPLLARRHAVVVTSVEDPAVARMAATGEGDQRAEGGARRATTSGLVSALGAGSGAGSADVYRRAAAERSLLDADGVADVARRAGAEVVRGLPGEVPPRTADAYLRAKAAGRL, from the coding sequence GTGGCGATCTCCGGCCGGTTCGTCGCGCTGCTGGCGGTCGCCGTCGTCCCCACCGTGCTGCTCGGCAGCGGATGGGGCGCGCTGGCCTGGATCGGCCTGCTGCTCGCAGCCAGCGCCGTCGACCTGCTGCTCGCCGCGGACCTCGACCGGGTCCGCGTCGAGCGCCGGATGCCACGACTGGCGCGTCGGGACACCGCCGCCGAGGGCACCCTGGTCCTGGCGAACGACGGCCGCCGGGTCCTCCGTGCCCTGGTCCGGGACATGTGGGAGCCCTCCGCCGGTCAGGAGCCGCGTCGGATCCGGCTGACGGTGCCGTCCGGGGAGCGCCGCACCGCCCGGATCCGCTTCACCCCGTTCCGCCGCGGGCGACGGACCACCACCGGCATCGCGGTCCGGGCATCGGGTCCGCTCGGCCTCGTCGCCCGGCAGCGCGTCCTCCCCGCCCCGGGCGAACTCGTCGTCACCCCGCCGTTCCGGTCGCGGCGGCACCTGCCCTCCCGGCTCGCCCGGCTCCGTGAACTCGACGGCGAGACCACGCTGCAGCTCCGCGGCCACGGGACCGAGTTCGACTCCCTCCGCGACTACGTCCGTGGCGACGACGTCCGGTCGATCGACTGGCGTGCGACCGCTCGCCGCCAGGACCTGGTCGTCCGCACCTGGCGGCCCGAACGCGACCGCCGCGTCGTCGTGGTCGTCGACGCCGGACGCGCCGGAGCCGGACGGGTCGACGACGAACCCCGTCTGGACACCGCCATCGAGACGGCGCTGCTCGTCGGTGCCCTCGCGGCAGCCGCCGGCGACCGGGTCGACCTCGTCGTGCTCGACGACGCCGTGCGCGGCCGGGTGCACAGCGCGACCCGCTCGGACGTGGTGCAGCGGTTCGGCGAGACCCTGGCGCTGGTCGACCCGGAACTCCGGCCGACCGACTGGGCCGCGGTGCCCGGGATCGTCGACACCGTGACCACGCAGCGGGCCCTCGTGGTGCTCGCGACCAGCCTCGACTCGGTCGGCGCCTCCGGCGACCTGCTCACGGTCCTGCCGCTGCTCGCCCGTCGGCACGCGGTGGTCGTGACGTCCGTCGAGGACCCCGCCGTGGCGCGGATGGCGGCGACCGGCGAGGGCGACCAGCGGGCCGAGGGCGGAGCGCGCCGGGCGACCACGAGCGGACTGGTCTCCGCGCTCGGCGCCGGGTCCGGAGCGGGGTCGGCCGACGTGTACCGGCGGGCAGCCGCCGAACGGTCGCTGCTCGATGCCGACGGGGTCGCGGACGTCGCGCGCCGCGCCGGTGCCGAGGTCGTCCGCGGCCTCCCCGGTGAGGTGCCGCCGCGCACCGCCGACGCCTACCTCCGCGCGAAGGCGGCCGGGCGACTCTGA
- a CDS encoding RDD family protein, whose product MPKRATPRDLADRRFVRALEDSDDALVVGEAVALDVVPASIVLRGAAALLDALCLGVLLVMLSIGLSRVLPTGIDTGWSAAAQIVVVVVVFVLVPAAVETFTRGRSVGRYAVGTRVVRVDGGAVSFRHAFTRALVGLLELWLTVGSLALVVALFGSRPRRLGDLLAGTVVQSERLRRSVDPVVTLPPSLIGWAGVADVRRLPQRLENRIGAFFRGVGSVQPGLRAEVARALAAEVAEYAHPVPPVPAEEFLAGVVALRRARDLRAFSGRARTLERATATAGARPPGFPR is encoded by the coding sequence ATGCCGAAGCGCGCCACGCCCCGGGACCTCGCGGACCGCCGCTTCGTCCGTGCCCTGGAGGACTCCGACGACGCCCTCGTCGTCGGGGAGGCCGTCGCCCTCGACGTCGTCCCCGCGAGCATCGTGCTGCGGGGTGCGGCCGCCCTGCTCGACGCGCTGTGCCTCGGCGTGCTCCTCGTGATGCTGTCCATCGGACTGTCGCGGGTGCTGCCGACCGGCATCGACACCGGCTGGTCCGCTGCCGCGCAGATCGTCGTGGTGGTCGTCGTGTTCGTGCTCGTGCCCGCGGCCGTCGAGACGTTCACCCGCGGCCGGAGCGTCGGGCGGTACGCCGTCGGCACCCGGGTGGTTCGGGTCGACGGCGGCGCCGTGTCGTTCCGGCACGCGTTCACCCGGGCACTGGTCGGGCTCCTGGAACTCTGGCTCACCGTCGGGTCCCTCGCCCTGGTCGTGGCGCTGTTCGGGTCCCGCCCCCGGCGTCTCGGCGACCTGCTCGCGGGCACCGTCGTGCAGTCCGAACGTCTGCGCCGATCGGTCGACCCGGTCGTGACACTGCCGCCGTCGCTCATCGGGTGGGCGGGCGTCGCGGACGTCCGGCGCTTGCCGCAGCGCCTCGAGAACCGGATCGGCGCGTTCTTCCGCGGCGTCGGCTCGGTGCAGCCCGGCCTGCGGGCCGAGGTCGCGCGGGCCCTGGCGGCCGAGGTCGCCGAGTACGCGCACCCGGTGCCGCCGGTGCCCGCCGAGGAATTCCTCGCCGGCGTGGTCGCACTGCGCCGCGCGCGTGACCTGCGCGCCTTCAGCGGCCGGGCACGCACCCTGGAGCGGGCGACCGCCACGGCGGGGGCGCGCCCGCCGGGCTTCCCGCGCTGA
- a CDS encoding DUF4350 domain-containing protein translates to MSATTTPVPTSAPGSAPTSAPAATPTAGPDGPAPTDRTVRIVTWVAVVVVGLLLAALTAAVGPGDRQRAVPLDPTSTATSGSRAVVRVLEQQGTRVDVVHDADALDVGTGDTVLVDDSAGVLDRAVARRIARTAPDVVLVTNDPGILESFAVDARPAGSTSSTRVASTATCPIPAARTAGSVTVVGATYDTDDTRVERCAPSGTGADTRWGLLRATTADGRVTVLGTTGVLRNDTVTRAGNAALALGLLGSGDRLVWYVPTADGTDAAPSLGDLAPPWVPSAIAVLGIVAVAAALWRGRRLGPLVVERLPVVVRAAETTEGRARLYARVRDRTHALDTLRLAAVRRIGRSLGLPRSAHVDEVVRRAAAVTGRSADAVGAVLVGGTTADDRALVDGAAALDELEHALRRARSGDVGRASRPDPTTAAPTRPALTRPAPTRPGPTRPDPNTTQPTTPKRPGGRS, encoded by the coding sequence ATGAGCGCCACCACCACGCCGGTGCCGACGTCGGCACCGGGGTCCGCACCGACGTCGGCGCCCGCTGCGACACCGACCGCGGGGCCGGACGGGCCGGCTCCGACGGACCGCACCGTCCGGATCGTCACGTGGGTCGCGGTCGTCGTCGTCGGGCTGCTGCTCGCGGCCCTGACCGCCGCGGTGGGGCCGGGCGACCGGCAGCGGGCCGTCCCGCTCGACCCGACCTCGACGGCGACGAGCGGCTCCCGGGCCGTGGTGCGCGTGCTCGAGCAGCAGGGCACCCGGGTCGACGTGGTGCACGACGCGGACGCGCTCGACGTGGGCACGGGCGACACCGTCCTCGTCGACGACTCCGCCGGGGTGCTCGACCGCGCGGTCGCCCGGCGCATCGCGCGGACCGCTCCCGACGTGGTCCTCGTGACGAACGACCCCGGCATCCTCGAGTCCTTCGCCGTCGACGCCCGGCCGGCTGGCAGCACCTCGTCGACCCGCGTGGCCTCCACCGCGACGTGCCCGATCCCGGCGGCGCGGACCGCGGGCTCCGTCACGGTCGTCGGCGCCACGTACGACACCGACGACACCCGGGTGGAGCGCTGCGCGCCGTCCGGCACGGGCGCGGACACCCGGTGGGGGCTCCTCCGCGCCACCACCGCGGACGGCCGGGTCACGGTCCTCGGCACCACCGGCGTCCTCCGCAACGACACCGTCACCCGCGCCGGCAACGCGGCCCTCGCGCTGGGGCTGCTCGGCAGCGGGGACCGTCTGGTCTGGTACGTCCCGACGGCCGACGGCACCGATGCCGCACCGTCCCTCGGCGACCTCGCACCGCCGTGGGTACCGAGCGCGATCGCCGTCCTGGGGATCGTCGCGGTCGCCGCCGCGCTCTGGCGTGGTCGGCGGCTCGGGCCCCTGGTCGTCGAACGCCTGCCCGTCGTGGTGCGCGCCGCCGAGACCACCGAGGGCCGCGCACGCCTCTACGCCCGTGTCCGCGACCGCACCCACGCCCTCGACACGCTCCGGCTCGCGGCCGTGCGCCGGATCGGACGCAGCCTCGGGCTCCCCCGGTCGGCCCACGTCGACGAGGTCGTCCGGCGCGCCGCCGCCGTGACCGGGCGATCCGCCGACGCCGTCGGAGCCGTGCTCGTCGGCGGGACCACGGCGGACGACCGAGCCCTCGTCGACGGCGCAGCGGCGCTGGACGAACTCGAGCACGCGCTCCGGCGGGCCCGTTCCGGGGACGTGGGGCGGGCCTCCCGGCCGGACCCGACGACGGCGGCACCGACCAGACCGGCCCTGACCAGACCGGCACCCACCAGGCCGGGGCCGACCAGGCCCGACCCGAACACGACACAACCGACCACGCCGAAACGACCAGGAGGACGATCGTGA
- a CDS encoding stage II sporulation protein M translates to MDLDAYAETHRGRWDELDRLARRRPASGDDVDRMLGDYQSAATDLARIRQVSPRSATGDRLSLTLHRARLRFTGTPIDPVTAVVRFFALQLPAALYRIRWVTIWVAVATALIAAITAVWITSTPGAVATFGTDSALRQYATQDFVDYYSDHGLGAFTAQVWTNNAYIAASMVAFGITGLFVPYSIVQNAMSLGVSASIMHSQGRLGDFFLYIAPHGQLELYSIFLAGGAGLMIAWSWIAPGQRTRAQALAEDGRALITVAIGLVLTLLLSGVVEGTVTRQDWPWPVKIGIGTVALALVLTYQWGVGGRAHRAGERGDVDEFDRGASEIVAG, encoded by the coding sequence ATGGACCTGGACGCCTACGCGGAGACCCATCGGGGGCGGTGGGACGAGCTCGACCGGCTCGCCCGGCGCCGTCCGGCCTCCGGTGACGACGTCGACCGGATGCTCGGCGACTACCAGTCGGCCGCGACGGACCTCGCGCGCATCCGGCAGGTGTCCCCTCGCTCCGCGACCGGGGACCGGCTGTCCCTGACCCTGCACCGTGCCCGCCTCCGCTTCACGGGGACGCCGATCGACCCGGTCACCGCCGTGGTCCGGTTCTTCGCCCTGCAGCTGCCGGCCGCGCTGTACCGGATCCGGTGGGTGACGATCTGGGTCGCCGTCGCCACGGCCCTCATCGCCGCCATCACGGCGGTGTGGATCACGTCGACGCCGGGAGCGGTGGCGACCTTCGGCACCGACTCGGCGCTCCGGCAGTACGCCACGCAGGACTTCGTCGACTACTACTCCGACCACGGCCTCGGTGCCTTCACGGCGCAGGTGTGGACGAATAACGCGTACATCGCGGCGAGCATGGTGGCGTTCGGCATCACCGGCCTCTTCGTGCCGTACTCGATCGTGCAGAACGCGATGAGCCTCGGTGTCTCGGCGTCGATCATGCACTCGCAGGGTCGACTCGGGGACTTCTTCCTCTACATCGCGCCGCACGGCCAGCTCGAGCTCTACTCGATCTTCCTGGCGGGTGGCGCCGGGCTGATGATCGCGTGGTCGTGGATCGCCCCCGGCCAGCGGACCCGTGCGCAGGCCCTCGCCGAGGACGGCCGGGCACTCATCACGGTGGCGATCGGCCTGGTGCTGACCCTGCTGCTGTCGGGTGTCGTCGAGGGCACCGTCACCCGGCAGGACTGGCCGTGGCCCGTGAAGATCGGGATCGGCACCGTGGCGCTCGCACTCGTCCTCACCTACCAGTGGGGCGTCGGTGGACGGGCGCACCGGGCGGGGGAGCGCGGCGACGTCGACGAGTTCGACCGGGGCGCCAGCGAGATCGTCGCCGGCTGA